The following coding sequences lie in one Montipora foliosa isolate CH-2021 chromosome 11, ASM3666993v2, whole genome shotgun sequence genomic window:
- the LOC137976369 gene encoding tetratricopeptide repeat protein 28-like, whose translation MVDGKLETVEQQMLELAIAISVEDRYREGWAHFLLGTAYLNLPDYQQAIKNYAQALHIFIEIGCRAGKKSTYGNLGIAYHSLGNFKQAIEYYEKNLSIAKEVGNRAGEGSTYGNLGNAYLSLGNFKQAIQYYEKDLSIAKEVGDRAGEGSTYGNLGNAYLSLGNFKQAIEYYEKHLSIAKEVGDRAGEGSAYGNLGNAYLSLGNFKQAIEYYEKHLSIAKEVGDRAGEGSAYGNLGNAFLSLGNFKQAIQYYEKDLSIAKEVGDRAGEGSTYGNLGNAYRNLGNFKQAIEYYEKHLSIAKEVGDRAVEGSAYGNLGNAYLSLGNFKQAIQYYEKDLSIAKEVGNRAGEGSTYGNLGNAYLSLGNFKQAIQYYEKHLSIAKEVGDRAGEGSTYGNLGNAYRSLGNFKQAIQYYEKHLSIAKEVGDRAGEGSTYGNLGNAYLSLGNFKQAIQYYEKDLSIAKEVGDRAGEGSTYGNLGNAYLSLGNFKQAIEYYEKHLSIAKEVGDRAGEGSAYGNLGNAYLSLGNFKQAIQYYEKDLSIAKEVGDRAEEGSTYGNLGNAFLSLGNFKQAIEYYEKHLSIAKEVGDRAGEGSTYGNLGNAYLSLGNFKQAIEYYEKHLSIAKEVGNRVGEGSAYGNLGNAYLSLGKFKQAIQYYEKDLSIAKEVGDRAGEGSTYGNLGNAYLSLGNFKQAIQYYEKHLSIAKEVGDRTGEGTAYGNLGNAYGNLGYFKEAMEYHEHSLSIFKEIGDCIAEGTAWYWLGHDHELLGSLSSALSCYRLSIKHFDKTRRSLKSEDEWKISFHDSYRVSYTALWRTLLKNGEIEEALYAAEKGRAQALMDILKDQYGTDFPSFSALAPKQTLTAALELLPSQAVFVALDQNKITLWVLRKDSKLSFRQNEIANGSADLLMETFLKGIGVRDGVRCENRSLDPLRSDLSYSKKLITEKTVLPSSSSVNSLQPLCDVLLGPIADLLQGNELIVFPDGPFCLAPYSALSESIRIRTVPSLTAFNVIVGAPEDFHSKTGALLVGDPWLKEVTNKKGEPILEQLPCAKQEVEMIAKLLQTTPLTGKSATKAEVLKSMKSVALVHIAAHGCPKTGEIALAPNTERKSPIPKEEDFILKMSDVQTISLRARLVVLSCCHSGRGEVKSEGVVGIARAFLCAGARSVLVSLWAIDDEVTLLFMRSFYQHLVDGKSASTALQQAMKSLRESKQYCAIKHWAPFVLVGDDVTLEFPKK comes from the exons ATGGTAGATGGTAAGTTAGAAACTGTAGAGCAGCAAATGCTAGAGCTTGCCATTGCGATAAGTGTAGAAGACAGATATCGTGAAGGATGGGCTCATTTTCTTCTCGGCACTGCTTACCTCAACCTACCTGATTATCAACAGGCCATAAAAAATTATGCACAAGCTTTACATATTTTCATAGAAATAGGCTGCAGGGCTGGCAAGaaatcaacctatggaaatctgggaattgcctatcatagtctaggtaattttaaacaagccattgagtactacgaaaaaaatcttagtattgctaaagaagtaggtaatagggctggggagggatcaacctatggaaatctgggaaatgcctatcttagtctaggtaattttaaacaagccattcaGTACtatgaaaaagatcttagtattgcaaaagaagtaggggatagggctggggagggatcaacctatggaaatctgggaaatgcctatcttagtctaggtaattttaagcaagccattgagtactacgaaaaacatcttagtattgctaaagaagtaggggatagggctggggagggatcagcctatggaaatctgggaaatgcctatcttagtctaggtaattttaaacaagccattgagtactacgaaaaacatcttagtattgctaaagaagtaggggatagggctggggagggatcagcctatggaaatctgggaaatgcctttcttagtctaggtaattttaaacaagccattcaGTACtatgaaaaagatcttagtattgcaaaagaagtaggggatagggctggggagggatcaacctatggaaatctgggaaatgcctatcgcaatctaggtaattttaaacaagccattgagtactacgaaaaacatcttagtattgctaaagaagtaggggatagggctgtggagggatcagcctatggaaatctgggaaatgcctatcttagtctaggtaattttaaacaagccattcaGTACtatgaaaaagatcttagtattgcaaaagaagtagggaatagggctggggagggatcaacctatggaaatctgggaaatgcctatcttagtctaggtaattttaaacaagccattcaGTACtatgaaaaacatcttagtattgcaaaagaagtaggggatagggctggggagggatcaacctatggaaatctgggaaatgcctatcgtagtctaggtaattttaaacaagccattcaGTACtatgaaaaacatcttagtattgcaaaagaagtaggggatagggctggggagggatcaacctatggaaatctgggaaatgcctatcttagtctaggtaattttaaacaagccattcaGTACtatgaaaaagatcttagtattgcaaaagaagtaggggatagggctggggagggatcaacctatggaaatctgggaaatgcctatcttagtctaggtaattttaagcaagccattgagtactacgaaaaacatcttagtattgctaaagaagtaggggatagggctggggagggatcagcctatggaaatctgggaaatgcctatcttagtctaggtaattttaaacaagccattcaGTACtatgaaaaagatcttagtattgcaaaagaagtaggggatagggctgaggagggatcaacctatggaaatctgggaaatgcctttcttagtctaggtaattttaagcaagccattgagtactacgaaaaacatcttagtattgctaaagaagtaggggatagggctggggagggatcaacctatggaaatctgggaaatgcctatcttagtctaggtaattttaaacaagccattgagtactacgaaaaacatcttagtattgctaaagaagtaggaaATAGGgttggggagggatcagcctatggaaatctgggaaatgcctatcttagtctaggtaaatTTAAACAAGCCATTCAGTACtatgaaaaagatcttagtattgcaaaagaagtaggggatagggctggggagggatcaacctatggaaatctgggaaatgcctatcttagtctaggtaattttaaacaagccattcaGTACtatgaaaaacatcttagtattgctaaagaagtaggggataggacTGGGGAGGGaacagcctatggaaatctgggaaatgcctatggcaatctaggttattttaaggaagccatggAGTACCATGAACACAGTCTTagtattttcaaggaaatcgGAGACTGTATAGCAGAGGGAACCGCGTGGTATTGGCTAGGTCATGATCATGAATTGTTGGGTTCCTTGAGTAGTGCACTCAGTTGCTATCGTTTaagtataaaacattttgataaAACAAGGCGTAGTCTAAAGTCAGAAGATGAATGGAAAATAAGTTTTCATGATTCTTATCGCGTGTCATACACTGCTCTGTGGAGGacacttttgaagaatggagagattgaagaagctttgtaTGCAGCTGAGAAAGGTCGTGCACAAGCTTTGATGGATATTTTGAAAGATCAATACGGCACTGACTTTCCGTCATTTTCTGCACTTGCTCCGAAGCAAACTCTTACAGCTGCATTAGAGCTTTTACCTTCACAAGCCGTTTTTGTGGCACTTGACCAGAACAAGATTACGCTTTGGGTGCTAAGAAAAGACAGCAAGCTCAGCTTTCGGCAAAACGAAATCGCGAATGGAAGTGCTGATTTGTTGATGGAAACTTTTTTGAAAGGGATCGGCGTAAGGGATGGTGTCAGATGTGAGAATCGTTCTTTGGATCCACTACGCAGTGACCTGTCTTACAGCAAAAAACTTATCACTGAGAAAACAGTTCTACCATCTTCATCCTCCGTTAACTCTTTACAGCCGTTGTGTGATGTCTTACTCGGGCCAATTGCAGATTTGCTCCAAGGAAATGAGTTAATCGTTTTTcccgatggaccattttgcttggctccataTTCTGCATTAAGTGAATCTATCAGGATCCGCACCGTTCCTTCGTTGACCGCTTTTAACGTGATCGTTGGTGCACCTGAAGACTTCCACAGTAAGACTGGCGCACTGCTTGTAGGTGATCCGTGGTTGAAAGAAGTTACTAACAAGAAAGGGGAGCCCATTTTGGAACAGCTTCCGTGCGCAAAACAAGAAGTAGAGATGATTGCAAAACTTCTGCAGACAACACCGCTGACTGGAAAAAGTGCCacgaaagctgaggtgctgaaaagtatgaaatcagttgctttagttcacattgcagcacatggatgcccaaaaacgggagaaattgctttagccCCAAATACCGAACGGAAATCGCCAATTCCCAAAGAGGAagacttcattttgaaaatgtcggatgttcagacaatttctcttcgagcaagactagttgtgctgagctgttgtcacagtggccggggagaagtgaagtctgagggagtggtgggaattgcaagggctttcctgtgtgctggagctcggtctgttttggtgtcactctgggcaattgatgacgAGGTAACGTTGCTGTTCATGAGGAGCTTCTACCAGCACCTGGTAGATGGAAAAAGCGCAAGTACAGCTCTTCAACAAGCAATGAAATCTCTCCGAGAGTCAAAGCAGTATTGCGCTATAaagcactgggcgccatttgtgctggttggcgatgatgtcacgctggaatttccaaaaaaatg a